Within Topomyia yanbarensis strain Yona2022 chromosome 2, ASM3024719v1, whole genome shotgun sequence, the genomic segment ACGTCATCCAAGTTAGacgaatgcaaaaaaaattattttctttgtAAGTTGTGCACAACCAAACTGCATCAACTTTCTTTAGTGCTCATTAATCATCTGTGTAAATATATTAGTACCAATCACCTCAGCACCTTAATATGAAATAATTCAAATATAAATACCCAAATCTGCGAATCATTATGCAGTATCATTCTTGAATCTCAAGTTGTAGAACATCTCTCACAAAATGAAATCCTTGTTGATCATCGGACTGGGCATGTGCCTGATGGCCGTGAGTTTCACAAATGGTTCCAATTCGAACATTTTTATATACATTAACAAACCTTCCTAGGTTGCTTTCGCGGCTCCAGCTTCCATTCTACAAACCATACTATCGGACATCACCACAGGCGTTAGCGATGTCCTGAGTACTCTGCAAGGGCAACTATCAACTCTGACCGGCACGGTTAACGGTCTGCTTAGTCAACTCGCCAACGCTCTATCCAGTGGCATCTCATCTGCAAATACCCCATTGAACACAGTGCTGTCCAATGCTCAGGAAGCCCTGCAAAACGCTTTAACCGCTCTGACTAGCATTGTCACCAATGGACTAACTCAAGTATCCTCTAGTCTTACCACAACACTTAATGCTCATGCTGCTCAACTTTTGGCCGCTTTATCCGACTTGAACACCGAACTAACTCAAGTTTTGATTGCTGGCAATAGCGTCTCGTTGGACCTGATCTACAAACTGGGCAATGCAACGGCCAATTTGAATACGGCCACTGCCGGTGTAGTCTCACACGTTGACACCGTTCTCGGTACCTTGCTGAACCAGGTTTTCAATTTCTTTGGTTAGAATTCTAGCATGCTTCCTGGACGTCATTTGGAAATAAAGTACATATGTATCTACTATAAACATTAACACGAGTCTATCTTATATCGATTTGACAAATCCAAAAAAATATTCTACAGTTCTGCTTCTTCCGTTATTTTTACCAATTGGTCAAACCTTCCAATCAGAGTCGAAAGCTATCCCGCAGCCTTTCagatatctatctatctatatctattttttattatatatatataaaaatcaaagtttgtatgtatatgatttatagattcccaaacggcttaaccgatttccgtgaaTATTTATACACAGTAGGCATTTGTGATGGAGCGTGTTTGCGTGCCATtgattggggattatctgcccgccagatggcgctccggaacaaattgtgtttttctcctatttcgttgaaaatcgcagcaacgcgcgattgGTATTAGCTAGTAGAATATAGAACAtcggcaacctaatcccggcccggagggccgtttGTCATATAAAATTCGACTCAGatagtcgagatcggaaaataccTGTGTGTTTGTGGAAAAAAATATCATCTCTGATGCTCAGAGATCACaggaccgattttcacaaactttttctcaaatgaaaggtacacccttcattggacttccggttccggagttacgggttgaagagttctGGCACTCAGCTAAatcccatataaattggtaccaccatgatatcaaaatgatgcaaaacttgctaaaatgggtgcaaaattaCATTGATTTATGGCAGTGAAATGAAGAGCACATACTTAAAATTTTGAGCCAAACATCGACGACATCATGAATAGAGTGGAAAGGTTGATGCAGGCACAGGAGTTGGTATAAGGACGGTTTATAGAAGAAATAATGGGATGGGTTAAACCAGTGATTCTCAATCTGGGGTCCGTGGACCCCTAGAGGGCGTGATAAGGTtcctgggggtccgcgaagatgAATGTTTTGCTCTGGTtgaatattgaaatttaaaGTTTGTTCGCAACAAACAGAAAATAATACATTGATAACAAACAAAATTGATCATAACAAACAGTATTATATCATCGGCTCCAGTTGCGCAGTGAAATGTGCCCGTAAAGC encodes:
- the LOC131686259 gene encoding uncharacterized protein LOC131686259; translated protein: MKSLLIIGLGMCLMAVAFAAPASILQTILSDITTGVSDVLSTLQGQLSTLTGTVNGLLSQLANALSSGISSANTPLNTVLSNAQEALQNALTALTSIVTNGLTQVSSSLTTTLNAHAAQLLAALSDLNTELTQVLIAGNSVSLDLIYKLGNATANLNTATAGVVSHVDTVLGTLLNQVFNFFG